Proteins encoded by one window of Nocardia goodfellowii:
- a CDS encoding acyl-CoA dehydrogenase family protein, with protein MHLAATADQRLFQETTRDFLADTVPLATVRALAENRAGLDRQWWRRGAQLGWTAPLVAESHGGGSVSGRPLTELAGIAEEFGRACAPGPLAATSAVLTGLAGADDRCATEIDAIVAGDAVATWAVYEPGRGLDLASPGCLAVPDGAGYRLTGIKDRVEYGADADLFLVTAHSPDGPVQVLVSASAPGVRATPTWTLDLVRTTAHVEFRDVAVEPAVVLQRGPAAAAAARAQLQVAATLTAVELVGATDRAFDATVGWMFDRYTFGRPLASYQALKHRMADNKTWLEACRATAWAAAAAWDDDAESAPECAAVAKAYVGDRAPVIVQDCVQLHGGIGVTWEHDLHLYLRRVTLGRALYGTPEEQYRRITEFLEQTAA; from the coding sequence ATGCATCTCGCGGCAACGGCCGACCAGCGGCTCTTTCAGGAGACCACCCGAGACTTCCTGGCCGATACGGTTCCGCTCGCCACCGTGCGCGCGCTCGCCGAGAACCGCGCCGGCCTCGACCGGCAGTGGTGGCGGCGCGGGGCCCAATTGGGCTGGACCGCGCCCCTCGTGGCCGAAAGTCACGGCGGCGGCAGCGTTTCCGGGCGTCCGCTGACCGAGCTCGCCGGTATCGCCGAGGAATTCGGCCGGGCCTGCGCACCGGGGCCGCTCGCCGCGACGAGCGCCGTACTCACCGGTCTGGCGGGAGCGGATGATCGATGCGCGACGGAGATCGACGCGATCGTCGCGGGCGACGCCGTCGCGACCTGGGCCGTCTATGAGCCCGGCCGCGGACTCGACCTGGCTTCTCCCGGCTGCCTGGCCGTACCCGACGGCGCGGGTTATCGATTGACCGGAATCAAAGATCGGGTCGAGTACGGCGCGGACGCGGACCTCTTCCTGGTGACGGCGCACAGCCCCGACGGGCCGGTGCAGGTGCTGGTATCCGCAAGCGCGCCCGGAGTCCGGGCCACCCCCACCTGGACGCTGGATCTGGTGCGGACGACGGCGCACGTCGAATTCCGCGATGTGGCAGTCGAACCGGCGGTGGTGCTACAGCGCGGCCCCGCCGCGGCGGCAGCCGCCCGCGCACAGCTGCAGGTGGCGGCCACCTTGACCGCCGTCGAGCTGGTCGGCGCGACCGACCGCGCCTTCGACGCCACCGTCGGATGGATGTTCGACCGCTACACCTTCGGCCGGCCGCTGGCGTCCTACCAGGCGCTCAAACATCGAATGGCCGACAACAAGACCTGGCTGGAAGCCTGCCGCGCCACCGCGTGGGCCGCCGCCGCGGCCTGGGACGACGACGCGGAATCCGCCCCGGAGTGCGCCGCGGTGGCGAAAGCCTATGTCGGAGATCGGGCCCCGGTCATCGTGCAGGACTGTGTCCAGTTGCACGGTGGCATCGGGGTTACCTGGGAGCACGACCTGCATCTGTACCTGCGCCGCGTCACGCTCGGCCGGGCGCTGTACGGCACCCCGGAGGAGCAGTACCGGCGCATCACCGAATTCTTGGAGCAGACAGCCGCATGA
- a CDS encoding acyl-CoA dehydrogenase family protein, which translates to MNPTDLETVPEFRERARRWLKDNLAPTTKTYTGADDDAVWDRARALQRLLHEGGFAGLCFPKAYGGQGLTPAHQRAFTEESLGYEMPLVLNVPTLAICAATILDLGTEEQKRAHLPAVLRGEEILSQFLSEPRGGSDLAGLTTRADADGTDWILNGAKIWSSGAYGADYGLCLARTNWDVPKHAGLTLFLVPCRAAGVTIRRIRQVTGSTEFCQEFFDDVRLPADSVLGAVDEGWAATRRLLNHERAAVGGTSPYTSGARPHLGGDVSTLVDLARAVGALGDARVREDIGAARARSLVRDQLIAHVSHAVTSGAMPAAAGSLVRVFSAENAGLQADMAVKIAGAAAATEGPHDPDHRIGLDYLFRAAWSLAGGSTEMSRNIISERLLNMPREFAADHGVPFNRVERGG; encoded by the coding sequence ATGAACCCGACCGACCTCGAAACCGTGCCGGAATTCCGCGAACGCGCCCGGCGCTGGCTGAAAGACAACCTCGCACCCACGACCAAGACCTACACCGGCGCGGACGACGACGCGGTCTGGGACCGCGCCCGCGCGCTGCAACGACTACTGCACGAAGGCGGTTTCGCGGGCCTCTGTTTCCCGAAAGCCTATGGCGGACAGGGGCTGACGCCCGCCCACCAGCGCGCCTTCACCGAGGAGTCGCTCGGCTACGAGATGCCGCTGGTGCTCAACGTACCCACCCTGGCCATCTGCGCGGCCACCATCCTGGACCTCGGCACCGAGGAGCAGAAGCGCGCCCACCTGCCGGCCGTGCTGCGCGGGGAGGAGATCCTGTCCCAGTTCCTGTCCGAGCCGCGCGGCGGCTCGGATCTGGCCGGTCTGACCACCCGCGCGGACGCGGACGGGACGGACTGGATCCTCAACGGCGCCAAGATCTGGAGTTCGGGCGCCTACGGCGCCGACTACGGCCTGTGCCTGGCGCGCACGAATTGGGACGTGCCCAAACACGCGGGCCTCACCCTGTTCCTGGTGCCGTGCCGGGCGGCCGGTGTGACGATCCGGCGCATCAGGCAGGTCACCGGGTCGACCGAGTTCTGTCAGGAGTTCTTCGACGATGTCCGGCTGCCCGCCGACTCCGTGCTCGGCGCGGTGGACGAGGGCTGGGCCGCCACGCGGCGGCTGCTGAACCACGAACGCGCGGCGGTCGGCGGCACCTCGCCCTACACCAGTGGCGCGCGCCCGCATCTGGGCGGTGACGTCAGCACGCTGGTCGATCTGGCTCGTGCGGTCGGCGCCCTCGGCGACGCGCGGGTACGCGAGGATATCGGTGCGGCGCGCGCCCGGAGCCTCGTGCGCGATCAGCTCATCGCCCATGTCTCGCATGCGGTCACCTCGGGTGCGATGCCGGCCGCCGCCGGTTCGCTGGTCCGGGTGTTCAGCGCCGAGAACGCGGGCCTGCAGGCGGATATGGCCGTGAAGATCGCCGGGGCCGCGGCCGCTACCGAGGGTCCGCACGATCCCGATCACCGGATCGGCTTGGACTACCTGTTCCGCGCGGCGTGGAGTCTCGCGGGCGGCAGCACCGAAATGTCTCGCAACATCATCAGCGAACGACTGTTGAATATGCCGCGCGAATTCGCCGCGGACCACGGTGTGCCGTTCAATCGGGTCGAACGCGGCGGCTAG
- a CDS encoding enoyl-CoA hydratase/isomerase family protein, whose protein sequence is MKAGRSSHCANTGGDDCATTGGKDADRSTFEQGLPRVSTTALPDAAAQVAALQAQLLYAGLDLSPAGVPGTSLITIELDDLAAATPSIIAHAESLLRESLPLTVGVLRGPLTSAIAPVLDALTVTLIETPAEYLRREGMRELSEASSDARNSARGHTRVAALGPENSPVTVADARELNLRQEVVPVVGVDAALEHLRAAVAYAPQAALACGQLLKRTGGADTTAALAAEAAVYSMLLGGNEFARWLIERDAARSVRAPEGDVHGVSDVHSVSDVHGVSDVHGVSGASGVSGGGGVSGGGGVSGGGGVSAGGVRFPREGSSPEADSAAARDSHSATDLVQLRREGSRLAIVLAHASRRNALSVRMREELLAALTVAESDPGIDAVEFRGAGPAFCSGGDLSEFGAATDPVAAYLVRLDRAPWRVLDRIAGRLTAQVHGACIGAGAEMAAFAGHVVAAPDTWFRFPEVAMGLIPAAGGTVSVPRRIGRWRAAWLMLTGTPLSADEAHRWGLVDDVTGTPG, encoded by the coding sequence GTGAAAGCAGGCCGGTCGAGCCACTGCGCGAACACCGGGGGCGACGATTGCGCGACCACTGGTGGCAAGGATGCCGACCGCAGCACGTTCGAGCAGGGGCTCCCCCGGGTCAGCACCACAGCGCTCCCGGATGCCGCCGCTCAGGTCGCGGCGCTACAGGCGCAACTGTTATATGCGGGCCTGGACCTCTCTCCCGCAGGGGTTCCCGGCACGTCTCTGATCACCATCGAACTCGACGATCTCGCCGCCGCCACGCCCAGCATCATCGCGCACGCCGAATCGCTACTGCGCGAGAGTCTTCCGCTCACGGTGGGCGTGCTTCGCGGACCACTGACATCGGCGATAGCACCTGTGCTCGACGCACTCACCGTGACGCTGATCGAAACACCGGCGGAGTACCTGCGGCGGGAAGGCATGCGCGAGTTGAGCGAAGCCTCGTCCGATGCCCGCAACAGCGCACGGGGGCATACCCGTGTTGCCGCTCTCGGGCCAGAAAACAGCCCTGTGACCGTCGCCGATGCCCGAGAACTGAATCTACGGCAGGAAGTAGTGCCGGTAGTCGGTGTCGATGCAGCGCTGGAACACCTGCGGGCCGCGGTCGCGTACGCGCCTCAGGCGGCGCTGGCCTGCGGGCAACTGCTCAAACGGACCGGTGGTGCGGATACCACCGCCGCGCTGGCGGCGGAGGCGGCGGTGTACTCGATGCTGCTGGGCGGCAACGAATTCGCGCGCTGGCTGATCGAGCGCGACGCCGCCCGCAGCGTCCGCGCCCCGGAAGGCGACGTGCACGGCGTGAGCGACGTGCACAGCGTCAGCGACGTGCACGGCGTCAGCGACGTGCACGGCGTCAGCGGCGCAAGCGGCGTCAGCGGCGGGGGCGGCGTCAGCGGCGGGGGCGGCGTCAGCGGCGGGGGCGGCGTCAGCGCCGGGGGCGTCCGGTTTCCGAGGGAAGGCTCGAGCCCCGAGGCAGACTCGGCCGCCGCACGCGATTCCCACTCAGCGACTGATCTGGTTCAGCTGCGGCGCGAAGGCTCGCGGCTCGCGATCGTGCTCGCCCATGCGTCGCGACGGAATGCGCTCAGCGTGCGGATGCGCGAAGAACTCCTCGCCGCGCTGACGGTCGCCGAGTCCGACCCCGGGATCGATGCCGTCGAATTCCGCGGCGCCGGACCAGCTTTCTGCAGCGGCGGCGACCTGTCCGAATTCGGCGCGGCGACCGATCCGGTCGCCGCCTACCTGGTGCGGCTGGACCGCGCACCGTGGCGAGTACTGGACCGCATCGCCGGCCGGCTGACCGCGCAGGTGCACGGCGCGTGCATCGGCGCCGGGGCCGAAATGGCCGCGTTCGCGGGCCACGTGGTCGCCGCGCCGGACACCTGGTTCCGTTTCCCCGAGGTCGCGATGGGACTCATACCGGCTGCGGGCGGCACGGTCAGCGTGCCGCGCCGGATCGGCCGCTGGCGCGCCGCATGGCTCATGCTGACCGGAACGCCCCTGTCCGCCGACGAGGCACATCGGTGGGGGCTGGTGGACGATGTGACCGGAACGCCGGGCTGA
- a CDS encoding mycofactocin-coupled SDR family oxidoreductase — translation MGRVEGKVAFITGAARGQGRSHAVRLAEEGADIIAVDICRNIDSIGYSLSTPEDLDETVRLVEKAGRRIIAEPADVRDAAALRAVLERGVGELGRLDIVVAQAGIAGMKGQPQWQAWSDVIDTNLVGVINAVQAAIPHLGDGSSIVATGSIAALMDVSKVDQPGKDPGGVAYMVAKRLLSQYIHELATHIAPKRIRANVVHPTNCNTDMLQSEPMYRSFRPDLENPTRADAEPAFFVQQAMPVPYVEPGDITDAVLFLASDESRFITGTQLRVDAGGYLKWYDFHI, via the coding sequence GTGGGACGAGTCGAGGGCAAGGTCGCCTTCATCACCGGGGCAGCGCGCGGCCAGGGCCGCAGCCATGCCGTCCGTCTGGCCGAAGAGGGCGCGGACATCATCGCGGTCGATATCTGCCGCAATATCGACAGCATCGGCTATTCGCTGTCCACGCCGGAGGATCTCGACGAGACCGTCCGGCTGGTGGAGAAGGCGGGCCGGCGCATCATCGCCGAACCGGCCGACGTGCGCGATGCCGCCGCGTTGCGCGCCGTACTCGAACGCGGCGTAGGTGAATTGGGCCGGCTCGACATCGTGGTGGCCCAGGCCGGCATCGCCGGCATGAAGGGGCAGCCGCAGTGGCAGGCCTGGTCCGATGTCATCGATACCAATCTGGTCGGCGTCATCAACGCCGTGCAGGCCGCTATTCCGCATCTCGGGGACGGCTCCTCGATCGTCGCGACCGGCTCGATCGCGGCGCTGATGGACGTCAGCAAAGTGGATCAGCCGGGCAAGGATCCCGGCGGCGTCGCCTACATGGTCGCCAAACGGCTGCTGTCGCAGTACATCCACGAGCTCGCGACGCATATCGCGCCCAAGCGGATTCGCGCCAACGTGGTACACCCGACCAACTGCAACACCGACATGCTGCAGAGCGAACCGATGTACCGGTCCTTCCGGCCCGATCTGGAGAATCCGACCCGCGCCGACGCCGAACCCGCCTTCTTCGTTCAGCAGGCGATGCCGGTGCCCTATGTCGAGCCCGGCGACATCACCGACGCGGTGTTGTTCCTGGCCTCCGACGAGTCCCGCTTCATCACCGGTACCCAGCTGCGCGTCGATGCCGGCGGCTACCTGAAGTGGTACGACTTCCACATCTGA
- a CDS encoding enoyl-CoA hydratase, with translation MNIHYEVADQVATISLNRPEAANAQNAALLDELDAAWRRAADDDDVAVIVLRAEGKHFSAGHDLKGDSSAPRPDKITLDLLYHTESRRYLEYSLRWRNVPKPAIAAVQGRCIAGGLLLCWPCDLIIAADDAQFSDPVVLMGIGGVEYHGHTWELGPRKAKEMLFTGRSFTAAEAERFGMVNKVVPRAELDAQALAMARQIARMPAFGLRQAKRAVNQTLDIQGFYAAIQSVFDIHQTGHGNALSVNGYPVLVDLEKMKESIQ, from the coding sequence ATGAATATTCACTACGAAGTCGCGGACCAGGTGGCGACGATCTCGTTGAATCGGCCGGAGGCGGCCAATGCCCAGAACGCGGCGCTATTGGACGAACTCGATGCCGCCTGGCGGCGCGCCGCCGACGACGATGACGTCGCGGTCATCGTGCTGCGTGCCGAGGGCAAGCACTTCTCCGCCGGTCACGACCTCAAGGGCGACAGCTCCGCGCCCCGCCCCGACAAGATCACCCTCGACCTGCTCTACCACACCGAATCGCGCCGCTACCTGGAGTATTCGCTGCGCTGGCGCAATGTGCCGAAACCCGCCATCGCGGCGGTGCAGGGGCGCTGCATCGCGGGCGGACTGCTGCTGTGCTGGCCGTGCGACCTGATCATCGCCGCCGATGACGCGCAATTCTCCGACCCGGTTGTCCTGATGGGCATCGGCGGCGTCGAATACCACGGGCACACCTGGGAACTCGGGCCGCGCAAGGCCAAGGAGATGCTGTTCACCGGCCGGTCGTTCACCGCCGCCGAGGCCGAACGCTTCGGCATGGTGAACAAAGTGGTGCCCCGGGCCGAGTTGGACGCGCAAGCGCTGGCAATGGCGCGGCAGATCGCGCGGATGCCCGCCTTCGGTCTTCGGCAGGCCAAGCGCGCGGTGAATCAGACGCTCGATATCCAGGGCTTCTACGCCGCGATCCAATCCGTGTTCGACATCCATCAGACCGGGCACGGAAATGCCTTGAGCGTCAACGGCTATCCGGTCCTGGTCGATCTGGAAAAGATGAAGGAATCGATCCAGTAG
- a CDS encoding TetR/AcrR family transcriptional regulator: MTTSPTDEPAWKQRAVERSLRTAKLRAELRVQRFLDAARAIITEKGSTDLTVQEVVDRSHQSLRSFYLQFDGKHELLLALFEDSLNQAAEQIRADTAETPAPLDRLRMAVELLFERCRPDPATRRPLFTDFAPQLLASHPAQVKIAHTGLLALFTELMTAAQAAGGVRPDITPRRMAALVMQTVMFTAQSPGHPDRIGPQAITADEVWNLCALGVTCQE, from the coding sequence GTGACCACCAGTCCAACCGACGAGCCCGCCTGGAAGCAGCGTGCCGTCGAGCGCTCGCTGCGCACCGCCAAACTCCGTGCGGAGCTGCGGGTGCAACGATTTCTCGATGCCGCCCGCGCGATCATCACCGAAAAGGGCAGCACGGATCTCACGGTCCAGGAAGTGGTCGATCGCTCGCACCAATCCCTGCGCAGCTTCTATCTCCAGTTCGACGGCAAACACGAATTGCTGCTCGCCCTGTTCGAGGACTCGCTCAACCAGGCGGCCGAGCAAATCCGCGCCGATACGGCTGAGACCCCCGCGCCGCTGGACCGATTGCGCATGGCCGTCGAGTTGCTGTTCGAACGCTGCCGCCCCGATCCGGCGACCCGGCGCCCGCTGTTCACCGACTTCGCTCCGCAACTGCTGGCCAGCCACCCGGCCCAGGTCAAAATCGCGCACACCGGACTGCTGGCCCTGTTCACCGAACTGATGACCGCGGCACAGGCGGCGGGTGGCGTGCGCCCCGACATCACGCCGCGCCGGATGGCGGCCCTGGTCATGCAGACCGTCATGTTCACGGCCCAATCACCCGGCCACCCCGACCGCATCGGTCCGCAAGCCATTACCGCCGACGAAGTATGGAATCTGTGCGCGCTGGGCGTCACATGTCAGGAGTGA
- a CDS encoding thiolase C-terminal domain-containing protein: MAEASGRPLPLLTLDNEFFWSSGADGRLRIQECLSCAALIHPPQPVCRYCRGHELGVRVVSGFGTLAGFTVNERFGGPGLPAPYVVAQVALEDDPRVRLTTNVIDCDPADLVLGLRVEVTFRADGDVWLPLFRPVDEQPAPAALPIDEIAPHEVWRHVRPMVRRQKFEDQVALTGVGMSEIGRRLMVPPLELTVRACERAVADAGLTLDEIDGLSSYPGGGNLGGFGEGGVTALEAALGIRPTWHNGGIETFGPGGSVIAAMLAVAGGLARHVLCFRTVWEATFNEMMRTGRIAPSGSRSAGWMAPFGATSAAHTLAQNAQRHFHRYGTTRESLGWIALNQRANAELNPSAVYRDPMSMQDYLEARTITTPFGLYDCDVPCDGAVAVIVSAVDAARDLPTPPVLVEAVGTQIIERIEWDQSTLTHEPQVLGPAAHLWTRTTLRPSDVDVAELYDGFTFNCLSWIEALGFCGIGEAGDFLDGGKNIARDGLLPLNTHGGQLSHGRTHGMGLLHEAVTQLRGTAGDRQVPGARVGVVSSGGLTPGGAILLRSET, encoded by the coding sequence GTGGCCGAGGCTTCGGGGCGACCCCTGCCGCTGCTGACCTTGGACAACGAGTTCTTCTGGAGCTCCGGCGCGGACGGCCGGTTGCGTATTCAGGAGTGCCTGTCCTGCGCGGCGCTGATTCATCCGCCGCAGCCCGTGTGCCGCTACTGCCGCGGCCACGAACTGGGAGTGCGGGTCGTGTCCGGCTTCGGCACGCTGGCCGGGTTCACCGTCAACGAACGTTTCGGTGGGCCGGGGCTGCCGGCGCCCTACGTGGTGGCGCAGGTCGCGCTCGAAGACGATCCGCGCGTGCGCCTGACCACCAACGTGATCGATTGCGACCCAGCCGATCTCGTGCTCGGTCTGCGTGTCGAGGTGACGTTCCGGGCCGATGGGGACGTCTGGCTGCCGCTGTTCCGGCCGGTCGACGAGCAGCCCGCGCCCGCGGCGCTGCCGATCGACGAGATCGCCCCCCACGAGGTCTGGCGGCACGTGCGCCCGATGGTCCGCCGGCAGAAGTTCGAGGATCAGGTCGCGCTGACCGGTGTCGGCATGTCCGAGATCGGCCGGCGGCTCATGGTGCCGCCGCTCGAGCTGACCGTGCGCGCCTGCGAGCGCGCGGTCGCCGACGCCGGTCTCACCTTGGACGAGATCGATGGGCTCTCGTCCTATCCCGGCGGCGGGAACCTGGGCGGGTTCGGCGAAGGCGGGGTCACCGCGCTGGAGGCCGCGCTCGGCATCCGGCCCACCTGGCACAACGGCGGCATCGAAACCTTCGGTCCCGGCGGGTCGGTGATCGCGGCCATGCTGGCGGTCGCGGGCGGACTGGCCCGGCATGTGCTGTGCTTCCGCACCGTCTGGGAGGCCACCTTCAACGAGATGATGCGCACGGGCCGCATCGCCCCCTCCGGTAGCCGCAGCGCCGGCTGGATGGCGCCGTTCGGAGCCACCTCGGCGGCGCACACGCTGGCCCAGAACGCGCAGCGGCATTTCCACCGCTACGGCACCACGCGGGAGAGCCTGGGCTGGATCGCGCTCAACCAGCGCGCCAACGCCGAGCTGAATCCCAGTGCGGTGTACCGAGATCCGATGTCCATGCAGGACTATCTGGAGGCGCGCACCATCACCACGCCGTTCGGGCTCTACGACTGCGATGTGCCCTGCGACGGCGCGGTCGCGGTGATCGTCTCGGCGGTCGACGCGGCACGGGACCTGCCCACCCCACCGGTGCTGGTCGAAGCCGTGGGCACCCAGATCATCGAGCGGATCGAATGGGACCAGAGCACTCTCACCCATGAACCACAGGTACTCGGCCCGGCCGCGCATCTGTGGACGCGAACCACCCTGCGGCCCAGCGATGTCGACGTCGCCGAGCTCTACGACGGCTTCACCTTCAACTGCCTGTCCTGGATCGAAGCGCTCGGCTTCTGCGGGATCGGCGAGGCCGGTGACTTCCTCGACGGCGGGAAGAACATCGCGCGCGACGGCTTGCTGCCGTTGAACACCCACGGCGGCCAGCTCTCGCACGGCCGCACCCACGGGATGGGCCTGCTGCACGAGGCGGTCACGCAACTGCGCGGGACGGCCGGAGACCGCCAGGTGCCGGGTGCGCGGGTCGGCGTGGTCTCGAGCGGCGGGCTCACCCCGGGTGGCGCGATCCTGCTCCGCAGCGAAACCTGA
- a CDS encoding cytochrome P450, producing the protein MKQPNFHFDRFAPDYRDNFQAITEQMHEKCPLAWTDTYDGHWVAAGNREVFELARCPHTSNDNDPQGVRRGYRGISIPPPDRARGIRGGILEMDEPEHRELRSVLNPYLSPAAVKRWVPFIDEVVRASIDEKIESGRIDFVDDLANIVPAVLTLAMLGVPLHKWELYNEPVHAAVYTPPMSEDYPRVAEMHRAMGIDLLTNMAEIRETPRPGLIYALTQATLNGEPLPDMESLGMLALLIGGGFDTTTALTAHALEWLSQHPDERETLSRERDVLLDSATEEFLRYYTPAPGDGRTIAEDCAVAGQQFEEGDRVWLSWAMANRDPQVFDDPEKLILDRKGNRHYSFGLGVHRCIGSNVARTVFKRMLIAVLDRIPDYVCDPETTVHYETIAVIQGMRHLPATFTPGPRLGPGLDETLTKLQQICDEQRLAEPVTVRKDTAQI; encoded by the coding sequence ATGAAGCAGCCCAATTTTCACTTCGACCGGTTCGCCCCGGACTACCGCGACAACTTCCAGGCCATTACCGAGCAGATGCACGAGAAGTGTCCGCTCGCCTGGACCGACACCTACGACGGGCATTGGGTGGCGGCGGGCAATCGGGAGGTCTTCGAGCTCGCCCGCTGCCCGCACACCTCCAATGACAATGACCCGCAAGGGGTCCGGCGCGGCTACCGGGGCATCAGCATCCCGCCGCCGGACCGCGCCCGCGGCATCCGCGGCGGCATTCTGGAGATGGACGAACCCGAGCATCGCGAACTTCGCTCGGTGCTGAACCCGTATTTATCTCCCGCCGCGGTCAAACGCTGGGTTCCGTTCATCGACGAGGTGGTGCGCGCCTCCATCGACGAGAAGATCGAAAGCGGGCGTATCGATTTCGTCGACGATCTGGCCAACATCGTGCCGGCCGTGCTGACCCTGGCGATGCTGGGCGTCCCGCTGCACAAGTGGGAGTTGTACAACGAACCGGTACACGCGGCGGTCTATACCCCACCGATGTCGGAGGACTATCCGCGCGTCGCGGAGATGCATCGGGCCATGGGGATCGACTTGTTGACGAACATGGCCGAGATCCGCGAGACGCCGCGCCCCGGACTGATCTACGCCCTCACGCAGGCGACCTTGAACGGCGAACCGCTCCCCGATATGGAATCGCTGGGCATGCTCGCCCTGCTCATCGGCGGCGGCTTCGACACCACCACCGCGCTCACCGCCCACGCGCTGGAATGGCTCTCCCAGCACCCGGACGAACGTGAAACGCTCAGCCGGGAACGCGATGTGCTGCTCGATTCCGCGACCGAGGAGTTCCTGCGTTACTACACGCCCGCGCCGGGCGACGGGCGCACCATCGCCGAGGACTGCGCCGTGGCCGGGCAACAGTTCGAGGAGGGCGACCGGGTCTGGTTGTCCTGGGCGATGGCCAACCGCGATCCGCAGGTCTTCGACGATCCGGAAAAGCTCATTCTCGACCGGAAAGGCAACCGGCACTACAGCTTCGGGCTCGGCGTGCACCGCTGCATCGGTTCCAACGTGGCGCGCACGGTCTTCAAGCGGATGCTGATCGCGGTACTGGATCGGATCCCGGATTACGTCTGTGATCCCGAGACCACGGTGCACTACGAGACCATCGCGGTCATCCAGGGCATGCGGCACCTCCCGGCCACCTTCACGCCCGGACCGCGACTGGGACCCGGGCTCGACGAGACCCTGACGAAGTTGCAGCAGATCTGCGATGAGCAGCGTCTCGCCGAACCGGTCACGGTACGCAAGGACACCGCGCAGATCTGA
- a CDS encoding ferredoxin, protein MKVRVDPERCQGHTLCAMIAPKAFELSEIDGHSSPVSADVPADQEAEVREAVHSCPERAISISE, encoded by the coding sequence GTGAAAGTCCGAGTCGATCCGGAACGCTGTCAGGGCCACACGCTGTGCGCCATGATCGCCCCGAAAGCCTTCGAGCTCAGTGAGATCGACGGCCACTCCTCCCCTGTCAGCGCAGACGTCCCCGCCGATCAGGAGGCCGAGGTGCGCGAGGCTGTGCATTCCTGCCCCGAACGCGCGATCTCCATCAGCGAATAG
- a CDS encoding NAD(P)H-dependent amine dehydrogenase family protein: MTTTAGPYRVAQWATGTIGMRSLRAVLEHPDLALAGVYSHSAAKIGRDAGELCGLPATGIRATNDVEAIGELGVDCVLYMPRAFDQREVIALLTAGTNVVTTCGLFHHPPSMDPALRERIETACSTGNSSIHSTGSSPGFITEALPLVLASVQRRVDSLTIDEYADLSQRHSPEMLFQVMGFGQAPAAFDQARADYLGASFGPSLRLLADAFGIPVESVTAHGRTATARRRTSIAAGTIEAGTVAAQQITVTARSRGSAALCFRATWYCTTDIDAEWHLRETGWHLDVAGDAPLDIDIRFPFPLSRMAEISPGYTANRAVNAVPALCAAPPGIRTTLDLPHFVGAR; encoded by the coding sequence ATGACTACCACCGCGGGACCGTATCGAGTGGCGCAATGGGCTACCGGCACGATCGGCATGCGCTCGCTGCGAGCGGTGCTCGAACATCCGGATCTGGCGCTCGCCGGAGTGTATTCGCACTCGGCGGCGAAAATCGGCCGCGATGCGGGTGAACTGTGCGGGCTGCCCGCGACGGGAATCCGGGCGACGAACGATGTCGAGGCGATCGGTGAACTCGGCGTCGATTGCGTGCTCTATATGCCTCGAGCATTCGACCAGCGGGAGGTGATCGCGCTCCTGACAGCCGGCACGAACGTGGTGACCACCTGCGGCCTGTTCCATCACCCGCCGAGCATGGACCCCGCACTGCGCGAGCGCATCGAGACGGCGTGCAGCACCGGAAACTCCTCGATCCACAGCACCGGCAGCAGCCCCGGCTTCATCACCGAGGCGCTGCCTTTGGTGCTGGCCTCGGTCCAGCGCCGGGTGGACAGCCTCACCATCGACGAATACGCCGACCTGTCGCAGCGCCACTCTCCCGAGATGCTGTTCCAGGTCATGGGATTCGGGCAGGCCCCCGCGGCATTCGACCAGGCTCGGGCCGACTATCTCGGCGCGAGCTTCGGGCCGTCCCTGCGCCTGCTCGCGGACGCGTTCGGCATCCCGGTCGAGTCCGTCACCGCACACGGCCGGACGGCCACGGCCCGACGGAGAACCAGCATCGCCGCCGGCACCATCGAGGCGGGAACCGTTGCCGCCCAGCAGATCACCGTCACTGCGCGGTCGCGGGGGAGCGCCGCGTTGTGCTTCCGGGCCACCTGGTATTGCACGACCGACATCGACGCCGAGTGGCATCTGCGCGAAACCGGCTGGCATCTGGATGTGGCCGGGGACGCGCCCTTGGACATCGACATCCGCTTCCCGTTCCCGCTGTCGCGCATGGCCGAGATATCGCCGGGCTACACCGCCAACCGGGCGGTCAATGCCGTGCCCGCGCTCTGTGCCGCGCCGCCGGGCATACGCACCACGCTGGATCTCCCGCATTTCGTAGGTGCCCGGTGA